In Mytilus trossulus isolate FHL-02 chromosome 6, PNRI_Mtr1.1.1.hap1, whole genome shotgun sequence, a single window of DNA contains:
- the LOC134722232 gene encoding neural cell adhesion molecule L1.1-like: protein MEVKWTCNLLRCFLLNSFLTAILSQDSLSPGPIAYLISGSNVTFTCITSYDWNLTYFYDYGLMEENFARVIYQRNSSICRPLFIDIHIGVDKYTALPCSVGQPVSITIRYINSSYHNKTIACRLDQGKLITTTVKIRELLTSPEINPRGVTTIEDGTVFSFKCTAKSIPTSSIEWYIGGSKLNGTISTCYATETTVVSTIIYQAKKEHNNKSLFCSANDSFTAMNSSSATLNIEYVPTIHIYPGFNPYIVYAGQQNVTLACVVDDANPSDSINFHWTNLVGISSAHTIILSNISNLHSGEYRCEAENKVGNSSVSSTLLKVQYGPHLSNIVNQYDIVEGDNLIVSPLVDSNPVHGLIWWTRQNDTNFRHDSSVLEINRINRTSSDNYTCYVMNTITPSGMAEMNKTTKKTFYVNVQFKPFADYSSPYSSLHITEKKGGTLLMKVTITANPTPNIKWSFQAEADFGSCNFSTLLSNTTTTRFRTSSFLAFESVQISNFGDYTFTAKNSAGNFVRRFFVTEEVNAIPPSLEYVVCKSTTAIVMWKLISNGDRSLELYVQYGEHGRNIKLEKIQQDYTNQLMAYTVNGLTPNRKYTFSILAVNFLTESKSRTVECLTDVECFVARSNKETCDPVKEKPVIFQVGLAMLIVGLLFLTFVAVFVVCSSFKHSGPTKSDDNKEQTSNTILRSAENMSEFESRPPQEQRIDSENIAEANTYDEMPTLPKDVEPTKIDSIHLPKTNAYEDMDKKLKGEESKP, encoded by the exons ATGGAAGTCAAATGGACTTGCAATTTATTGcgttgttttttgttaaattcgtTTTTAACTG CTATCTTATCTCAGGATTCTTTGTCGCCAGGACCTATAGCATATTTGATAAGTGGTAGTAATGTAACATTCACGTGTATAACTAGTTATGATTGGAATTTGACGTACTTCTATGATTATGGACTAATGGAAGAAAACTTTGCAAGAGTTATATATCAGAGAAACAGTTCAATTTGCAGACCATTGTTTATAGACATACATATTGGTGTAGACAAATATACTGCTTTGCCATGCTCTGTTGGTCAGCCAGTCAGCATTACAATTCGTTACATTAATTCATCATATCATAATAAAACTATAGCCTGTAGACTTGACCAAGGAAAACTGATAACTACAACTGTCAAAATTCGGG AGTTGCTAACTTCGCCAGAAATAAATCCTAGGGGAGTTACTACTATTGAAGACGGGACGGTCTTTAGCTTTAAATGTACAGCTAAAAGCATTCCTACATCATCGATAGAATGGTATATAGGTGGATCAAAGCTAAATGGTACTATTTCAACATGTTACGCAACGGAAACTACAGTAGTTTCTACAATCATTTACCAAGCAAAGAAGGAACACAATAATAAAAGTCTGTTTTGTAGTGCGAACGATTCCTTTACAGCGATGAACTCTTCGTCTGCAACTCTCAACATTGAAT ATGTTCCTACGATACACATTTATCCTGGTTTTAACCCTTATATTGTGTATGCAGGACAACAAAACGTTACATTGGCATGCGTAGTAGATGATGCAAATCCTTCAGATAGTATTAATTTTCATTGGACTAATCTTGTTGGTATATCATCTGCTCACACAATTATACTATCAAATATTTCGAACCTTCATAGCGGAGAATATAGATGTGAAGCTGAAAATAAAGTAGGCAATTCTAGTGTTAGCTCTACGCTATTAAAGGTTCAAT atGGTCCACATCTATCAAATATTGTCAACCAGTATGATATTGTGGAAGGAGACAACTTAATCGTGTCTCCATTGGTAGATTCTAATCCTGTTCATGGATTGATATGGTGGACGAGACAGAATGATACAAACTTCAGACATGACAGTTCTGTACTTGAAATCAACAGAATTAATAGAACATCAAGTGACAACTACACCTGTTACGTTATGAACACTATAACTCCTTCGGGGATGGCtgaaatgaacaaaacaactaaaaaaacgTTCTATGTTAATGTGCAAT ttAAACCGTTTGCTGACTATAGCAGTCCATATTCATCCTTACATATTACTGAAAAGAAAGGCGGTACTCTTTTAATGAAAGTCACAATAACAGCTAATCCTACACCTAATATAAAATGGAGCTTCCAGGCTGAGGCGGATTTTGGTTCCTGCAATTTTAGCACATTATTATCAAACACTACAACCACTCGATTCCGTACTTCATCATTCTTAGCCTTCGAAAGTGTACAAATAAGCAATTTTGGCGATTATACTTTCACAGCTAAAAATTCAGCTGGCAATTTTGTTCGAAGATTTTTCGTCACGGAAGAAG TCAATGCCATACCACCCTCATTAGAATATGTTGTATGCAAGAGCACAACAGCAATTGTAATGTGGAAACTGATTTCTAACGGAGACAGATCCTTGGAACTTTACGTACAGTATGGTGAGCATGGACGAaacattaaattagaaaaaatacaacagGATTACACGAACCAACTTATGGCATATACAGTGAATGGCTTAACTCCCAATAGAAAATATACGTTCTCTATCCTTGCTGTTAATTTCTTGACCGAGTCTAAGTCCCGAACGGTCGAATGTTTAACTGATGTAG aatgtttTGTTGCGCGCTCGAACAAAGAGACGTGCGATCCCGTAAAAGAAAAGCCTGTAATATTTCAAGTAGGACTAGCAATGTTGATTGTTGGACTGTTGTTCCTTACTTTCGTGGCAGTATTTGTTGTCTGTAGCA gTTTCAAGCATAGTGGACCAACTAA ATCTGATGATAATAAGGAACAAACAAGTAATACTATCTTAAGAAGTGCAGAAAACATGTCTGAGTTTG AATCACGACCACCTCAAGAGCAAAG AATAGATTCAGAAAATATTGCTGAAGCAAATACATACGATGAAATGCCAACGCTACCAAAAG